A region from the Arachis ipaensis cultivar K30076 chromosome B01, Araip1.1, whole genome shotgun sequence genome encodes:
- the LOC107631887 gene encoding plant UBX domain-containing protein 10-like codes for MSSPATRDHRIVRRVASLPRSIMGEISRALGDGMGLVGIGRRRNHNHNHNHEANVGQGQVQPHGPPLLPQEHIAVPEEWAFLESFEQQYGNNHPFFYACRFRKAVKLAEQDHRFMFMYLHSPDHNFANVFCKGTLCSELVMQFLDMNFVCWGALADRGEGMQMVSMLRPSTFPCCAVIAPAPGDSMTVLQQLEGPLSAAELVEILQRTMEEQGLAFGSGKAKHESKILADRRLREEQDAAYFAALHIDKEKEKQHKNSPLRGGIQKPVEAQNGRNFRKLSNNSVNVRKQDSKNEVYESNGQKQAKGIASRVNGYGSEATQILIRFPNGERREHSFLSTDKIQSIFTCINSLGIPGIENYRLISNFPRKAYGVDQMRMTLKEAGLFPKASLFLEPM; via the exons ATGTCATCGCCGGCGACAAGGGATCACAGGATCGTTCGACGCGTGGCGAGCCTCCCTAGAAGCATAATGGGGGAAATCTCAAGGGCATTGGGGGATGGCATGGGACTTGTAGgaataggaagaagaagaaaccataatcataatcataatcatgaGGCAAATGTTGGGCAAGGGCAAGTGCAGCCTCATGGCCCTCCATTGTTGCCACAAGAACACATAGCAGTTCCAGAAGAGTGGGCTTTTCTTGAAAGTTTTGAGCAGCAATATGGAAACAACCATCCTTTCTTTTATGCGTGCCGATTCAGGAAAGCTGTGAAGTTGGCTGAGCAGGATCATAGGTTTATGTTTATGTACCTTCACTCACCGGACCACAATTTTGCAAACGTGTTCTGCAAGGGAACACTCTGTTCTGAGCTTGTGATGCAGTTCCTTGATATGAATTTTGTTTGTTGGGGAGCACTTGCTGATAGAGGAGAGGGTATGCAAATGGTTTCCATGCTGCGCCCTTCTACGTTTCCATGTTGTGCTGTCATCGCTCCAGCTCCCGGTGATAGCATGACAGTGCTGCAGCAG CTTGAGGGGCCTCTTTCAGCAGCTGAGCTAGTGGAGATTCTACAAAGGACAATGGAGGAACAAGGGCTGGCTTTCGGAAGCGGAAAGGCTAAGCACGAATCAAAGATCCTAGCTGACCGCAGGCTTCGAGAAGAGCAAGACGCCGCATATTTTGCAGCTTTGCATATAGACAAG GAAAAAGAGAAGCAGCACAAGAATTCTCCTTTAAGAGGGGGAATTCAGAAGCCAGTGGAGGCTCAGAATGGCAGAAATTTTAGGAAGTTGAGTAACAATTCTGTGAATGTTAGAAAACAGGATAGTAAGAATGAAGTTTACGAGTCTAATGGTCAAAAACAAGCCAAAGGAATTGCAAGCAGGGTAAATGGCTATGGCTCTGAGGCTACACAG ATACTGATAAGGTTTCCGAATGGAGAAAGAAGAGAACACAGTTTTTTGTCTACTGACAAAATCCAATCCATCTTCACGTGCATTAATTCATTAGGAATTCCAGGGATTGAGAATTATAGATTAATTTCAAATTTTCCAAGGAAAGCTTATGGTGTGGACCAAATGAGAATGACTCTCAAAGAAGCTGGCTTGTTTCCTAAAGCTAGCCTGTTCTTGGAGCCTATGTGA